A genome region from Manis javanica isolate MJ-LG chromosome 3, MJ_LKY, whole genome shotgun sequence includes the following:
- the TMEM207 gene encoding transmembrane protein 207 isoform X1 — protein MWRTRPFSFTSVISKIGTLCLPIQLVLSDPLCEENEMCVSYKNQYTSGWYIWFLLLIFLVALLCGVVFFCLQRLLRRRRMDSPRRTLAVFAVGDLDPVYGVTCFGKKQSNHSKLAEHSGTEAAVNPTVGIHLHTQNPELCPVPCVDKLGPPPPYEEILKSSQF, from the exons ATGTGGAGAACCAGACCTTTTAGTTTCACCTCGGTGATCTCAAAAATAGGAACCTTGTGTTTGCCAATCCAG TTGGTGCTCTCGGACCCActctgtgaagaaaatgaaat GTGTGTAAGCTATAAAAATCAATACACAAGTGGCTGGTATATCTG GTTCTTGCTGCTGATTTTCCTGGTGGCTCTTCTCTGTGGAGTGGTGTTCTTCTGCCTCCAGCGCCTGCTTAGGAGACGCCGAATGGATTCTCCAAGACGCACTCTGGCTGTTTTTGCTGTTGGAGACTTGGACCCTGTGTATG GTGTTACTTGTTTTGGGAAGAAACAGTCAAATCATTCCAAGTTAGCTGAACACTCag GGACAGAAGCAGCTGTGAATCCAACTGTTGGAATTCACCTTCACACTCAGAACCCTGAACTGTGTCCTGTCCCATGTGTTGACAAGTTAGGCCCCCCACCTCCATATGAAGAAATTTTGAAATCAAGTCAATTTTAG
- the TMEM207 gene encoding transmembrane protein 207 isoform X2, which translates to MWRTRPFSFTSVISKIGTLCLPIQLVLSDPLCEENEMCVSYKNQYTSGWYIWFLLLIFLVALLCGVVFFCLQRLLRRRRMDSPRRTLAVFAVGDLDPVYGTEAAVNPTVGIHLHTQNPELCPVPCVDKLGPPPPYEEILKSSQF; encoded by the exons ATGTGGAGAACCAGACCTTTTAGTTTCACCTCGGTGATCTCAAAAATAGGAACCTTGTGTTTGCCAATCCAG TTGGTGCTCTCGGACCCActctgtgaagaaaatgaaat GTGTGTAAGCTATAAAAATCAATACACAAGTGGCTGGTATATCTG GTTCTTGCTGCTGATTTTCCTGGTGGCTCTTCTCTGTGGAGTGGTGTTCTTCTGCCTCCAGCGCCTGCTTAGGAGACGCCGAATGGATTCTCCAAGACGCACTCTGGCTGTTTTTGCTGTTGGAGACTTGGACCCTGTGTATG GGACAGAAGCAGCTGTGAATCCAACTGTTGGAATTCACCTTCACACTCAGAACCCTGAACTGTGTCCTGTCCCATGTGTTGACAAGTTAGGCCCCCCACCTCCATATGAAGAAATTTTGAAATCAAGTCAATTTTAG